GTCCAACGGAGTTTCGCCTGCGCAATCTGGCAGCGCGCGGACAACGCATTCGTCCCGATCTGCGTGCGCTGGATGTCGACATGAGCGAACTGATCGGGCTGGTCGGACAGTCGCTTGGATCCAACCCGCAGCCTTCGAGCTCCGTCGCGCGTGGCCTTGCTGTTGGGGCTACCGATCCGGGGATCGTTCCAATCGGTAATGCGGTCGTACGTCTGAAGATTGACGGGTCCGTTCTTGTCGCGATCGCGAGCGTCGAAATCGGGCAGGGTTCGCACGCGACGATGGCTCGCATCGCTGCGCAAACGCTCAACCAGCCGCTATCTTCCGTGACTGTTCTCACAACCGACACGGCAGTCGCTCCTTTCGATTGGGGAACGGGCGCGAGTCGGTCGACCGTTATCGTTGGTCTGTCGGTGGAGAATGCGGCGCAGGATGCAGCCAAACAGATTCTCGATCTGGTGGCAGACGTATGGAGTTTGCCGCTCGACCAATTGTCGCTGGTGCCAGGAGGTGTTTCGACCAGATCCGAGGTTCTGACCTTCCATCAGATCTTCCATCGCGCGTTCGGAGTCGATTCTGGCGAGGTGATCGGTCGCGGCGCCATCACGCCCCGCTCAAACAACGGAGCATTCGCAGAGGCGCCGCTGTTCTGGGAGACCGCGGCGGGACTGGCGGAAGTCATCGTCGACGAAGATACGGGGCAGATATCGCTCAAACGCTACGCGACAGCGGCCGACGTTGGCCGGGTGGTGAATCGCGTCGCGGCCGAGGGGCAGGACGAAGGGGCCGCAATACAAGGACTTGGGCATGCGTTGTTCGAGGCGCTCGAGTTCGAGGACGGTCAGCCGATCAACGCGACGCCGATCGACTACACGATTCCGAACATAGATGACGTGCCGGAAACATTCTCCACGATTCTTGTCGAAAATGAGGATGGTCCAGGTCCTCGCGGCGCCAAAGGTATGGGTGAAGGCGCCATTCTCCCGATCGCGCCGGCAATCGCCAACGCGCTGTATGCCGGCTACGGGATTCGAATCACGGACCTGCCCATGACGCCAGAAAAGGTCTGGCGCGCTCTTAAGCAAAGGAGCTGAGGACGTGCAATTTTCAATGTCGATGACGCTTCCGGCTGCTCCCGCCGATGTCTGGAACACACTGACCGAGGTTGCGCGCGTCTCTCAGTGCATTCCGGGATGTGAGGATGTCGAGGAGATTGAGAGGCTGTCGTCTTACAAGGCGATCATGAAGCAGAAGATCGGCCCGTTCAAAATAGAGGTGCCCGCCGACATCATCGTGGAGTCCCTGACTGAACCGTCACATGTGCGTACACGCGCCAGCGGCCGCGACAAATTCACAGGGACGCGGCTGGCGGTTGTACTCGACGTGAGATTGATGCCGCAGGAAGAAGGCGGCGGGTCCACGCTTGATCTTCAGGCGGAGGTTGATGTGCAGGGACGCCTCGCCTCGCTCGGCTTCGGGATCATCAAGCGGCGCGCCGACCAAAATTTCGAAGAGTTCGAGCAACGGCTCAAGACGATGTTGGAGGCATGCTGAACCATGCGTCCACCTCTCTTCGAGATCGCACGGCCGGCCAATGTGGGGGAGGCCATCCACGAGGCACTCGGACCGCAGGAAGGGATGTTCTATTCCGGTGGCACCGAGCTGCTATTGGCGATGAAGCTGCGCGTGATCCACACCGACAAGCTCATCGATATCAAAGGCATTCGCGGCCTCAGTGAAATCGCGCACGTCGATGAGAAGACATTCCAGATTGGTGCGCGGTGCACGCACAGCCAGATAGAGCAGAGCGAGCTGGTTCAGCGAATCCTGCCAACGCTGGCGCAGTTGTGTGGAAATGTTGCGAATGTTCGGGTCCGGAATGCCGGCACGATTGGCGGCAATCTCTGCTTCGGCGAGCCGCATGCGGACCCACCGACGCTGCTCGCAGCCTTGGGAGCGCGACTGTGTCTTTCGAGCATCGACGGCGAACGCCTCGTCGATGCAGACGATTTCATCCTGGATGAGTTTGAAACCGTTCGCGAGCCGCATGAACTTCTGACGCGCATACTCATTCCGATTCCAAACGGTCCGGTTGTCTATCAGCGGTTTCGTCATGGCGAGCGGCCAGCAGTCAATGCCGCGATGTTGTGGTCTCTTGACCCGAGTGGCCGGACCATCGCCAACGCCCGAATTCGGATCGGAGCCCTTGGCGCACGACCTCAGCGGCTTGAGCGTGTTGAGGCAGCGCTCTGTGGCGTCACCACCGCGGAGGCCGCTCAGGCGGTCAGCGACGTGCTGGGGTCGTCTCTCGATAGCATCGACGTGACGGATGATCGTCATGGCAGCGCTGAATACAAACGCCATCTCGCGGGTGTGCTGCTTCGTCGAAATATTGCCGAAGCCGAAACGATGTGCAGGGAGCGGCGGCGATGACCCAGTTGGTCAAGATTGCATTCTCATTGAATGGGCGGCCGGTGGAAACATCAATTCCGCCCAACACTTTGCTGATCGACTTGGTGCGGGATTGTTTTGGATTCAAAGGGACAAAGCGTTCCTGCGATATGGAGGTGTGCGGCGCTTGTACGATGCTACTTGACGGCGAGCCAATCTCAAGCTGCAC
The genomic region above belongs to Pseudorhodoplanes sinuspersici and contains:
- a CDS encoding CoxG family protein; translated protein: MSMTLPAAPADVWNTLTEVARVSQCIPGCEDVEEIERLSSYKAIMKQKIGPFKIEVPADIIVESLTEPSHVRTRASGRDKFTGTRLAVVLDVRLMPQEEGGGSTLDLQAEVDVQGRLASLGFGIIKRRADQNFEEFEQRLKTMLEAC
- a CDS encoding FAD binding domain-containing protein, whose product is MRPPLFEIARPANVGEAIHEALGPQEGMFYSGGTELLLAMKLRVIHTDKLIDIKGIRGLSEIAHVDEKTFQIGARCTHSQIEQSELVQRILPTLAQLCGNVANVRVRNAGTIGGNLCFGEPHADPPTLLAALGARLCLSSIDGERLVDADDFILDEFETVREPHELLTRILIPIPNGPVVYQRFRHGERPAVNAAMLWSLDPSGRTIANARIRIGALGARPQRLERVEAALCGVTTAEAAQAVSDVLGSSLDSIDVTDDRHGSAEYKRHLAGVLLRRNIAEAETMCRERRR